GGTCGCCGAACCAGTTGCCAAGAAGTACCTGCTTAATATTCATAGGGGCTGTCCCGTTATGCTCGGTTGCTACCTGGGGATAATTATACGGATGGTGGCTGATACTTCGGGCGAGAAAGCTTAGTTTGCCATATATGACGAGGTTGATTGGAGGGATTCTGAACGTCGGTCCCGTGCCCTTGCGCTATGGTGCCTAGAATGCCTTTTGCATGATGCATCATTGGAGTTTGGTGCTGATGAGATGTTTTAGGATGAGATCGCAACTCTGTTCCAGTTCCAGCATGGCAACATAGGGATCGCCCTCCAACCCAAGCACTTGGGCAAAAGCAGGTTCCGTTTTGATGCCCTTTTGTTTGAGCTGCTGTACTGCAATTCTAAGTCTTGGCTCCAGTTCAAGCAGGCGTTGCTCTATTCTGAAATGGCGGACGCCCCACTGCTGTTCAGTCGGGATGGTTTGACAGAATAATTCGAGTTCCCATCCCATGGAATGGAATTGGACAATCACTGCAGGTAAATTTTGAGCGATAGAGTCGTAGCATCGATAGTCCTTCAG
The Acaryochloris marina S15 genome window above contains:
- a CDS encoding DUF4269 domain-containing protein, which gives rise to MNPDFEFVIESLGLLNILHDFNPCIIGTPPLGIDISTSDIDIACSAKDLSHFRCCSHQNFGKLKDYRCYDSIAQNLPAVIVQFHSMGWELELFCQTIPTEQQWGVRHFRIEQRLLELEPRLRIAVQQLKQKGIKTEPAFAQVLGLEGDPYVAMLELEQSCDLILKHLISTKLQ